The sequence AGCCTGGCCGTTCCGCCGTTTCCACCCATGGGCCGGCATCGGCGAATTGGGTTGACTTCCGGACGGTTTCACGCCATATATTCAGGTATTTCAGCGGGCGCCAACGCCAGCCAACCGGAGGGCATTCATAGACTTCCGAACCATCAGCGCGCCGGTCCAGATCCATCTCGACCAGTTTGAGCAGAAGATCAGCGAGATCTCCCGGTCCGACGTGGAGGTCATCAACCAGATCTGGGCCCACCTGGTTCGCACCAAGGGAAAACGGCTGAGACCCGCGCTGGTATTTCTTTCGGCCTCGGCATACGGTACGCCGTGCCGGGAGACCATGCTGGCGGCGTTCATCATCGAGCTCTGCCACACCGCGACGCTGATTCACGACGACGTGGTGGACCGCGCGACCACGCGCCGCGGTCTGCCCACACTGAATTCCAAATGGGACAACCACGTTTCGGTGCTTATGGGCGACAACGTGATCGCCAGGGTGTTGACGCTGATCGCGAAACTCGACTGTTCGCGGATCACGGCGAAGATCGCGGCATGCGTGGAACGGCTGACCGAGGGCGAGTTGCACCAGGCCATCCGCCGGTTCAACATCCGGACGACCGAGGCGGAGTACTATCGCATCATCAGCAACAAGACGTCCTCGCTCATCGCGTGCGGGTGCGATTCCGGAGCATATCTCTCAAGCCGTTCGGCCGAGACGGCCTGCCGGTTCGGCGATTTCGGCGAGAAGCTCGGCATGGCTTTCCAGATCACCGATGACATCCTCAATTTCACGGGAGACGAAGACGTCATTGGAAAACCGAGGGGAAACGACTTCCGCGAAGGGACGGTCACCCTGCCGTTGATCCACGCCCTCCGGAACGCTTCCACCGAAGGCAACAGGCGCGTGGAGCAGTTGATGAAGGAGGAATGGAGCGACCGCGTCTGCGACGAGATCGTCGAGTTCGTCCACGTCCACGACGGCATCCGCTACGCGAAAGGCAAGGCGCTGGCCTACGCGGAGGAAGCCAAGCGTAGCCTCCGTGACGAGCCGGAGACCCGGGCGAAGGACGCGCTCCTGAACATGGTCGACTACGCCATAGAACGGGATCGATGATGCAGGTATGGATACGATATCCGTAATCGTCATTACCTATAACGAAGAACCGCATATCGATACCTGTCTGCAGAGCGTTTCCTGGGTGGACGAAATCGTGGTGGTGGACTGCGGAAGCACCGATCGGACGGTCGAGATCTGCAACGGCCACGAAAAGGTCCGGTTGTATCACGAAGACCGGCACGGCAGCGGACAGCAGAAGCAGCAGGCGCTGGACCGGGCGGTTTCCGAATGGGTGTTGAACCTGGACGCGGACGAGCGGCTCAGCGAGCCGCTTGAGTTGGAGATCCGAAGCCTTCTCGCGTCACCCGCATCCTGCGACGGCTATCATGTGCCCAGGGAGAACTACTTCCTCTCCCGGCACATCCGCCATGCGGCCGGCTGGGGAGACGACCGGCCGCTCCGGCTGTTCCGCCGGAGCAAGACGCAGGTCACCCGGACCCAGGTCCACGAGACCTTCTTCGTCGACGGGTCTACCGGCTGCCTCGATGCACCGCTGGTACACGATGCCTATACCAGCCTGTACCAGTATATCGAGAAGCTGAACGAGTACACGTCGATCGAGGTGAGGAACCGGCTGAAAGCGCGGCCGGACCGTAAGATAACCTGGGTGCACATCGCCATCGCTCCCCTGGGCGCGTTCTGGAAGTTGTACGTGATGAAAAGAGGGTATCTGGATGGGATGCAAGGACTTCTGCTATGCCTGCTCTCATCGGTTTCGGTCATGTCCGGGTACGCGAAGACCTGGGAATACGGGATGTACAGGAAGCGGGGCGGCCGGATGTTTCCGCCCATACGAACCGAAGAGGTACGGACCCGGCAGCCGGGCTACAACCGGCTGATCCGGGGTGGCGACGACGAATTCAACTGGAAGGACGACTGACCACCGATGGGCCTTAAAGACTCCCTTTACAAGACGGCTTCCCGGTACGAGCCGGTTCAGCGGGTCCTGCGCAATGCCATTGTTGCGCGGAAACTGCGGTTTCCGGAAGTGATCAGTATCGAGGGGTCGAGTTACTGCAACGCCGACTGCATCATGTGCCCGCGTGAACTGTTGAGCCGCAAGAAGGGCAACATGTCCATGGACCTGTACCGCAAGATCATCGACGAATGCGCCGAAAACGCCCGGTACATCCGGCTCATACAACCCTTCATGTTCGGAGAGTCCTTCATCAACAAGAAACTCGTCGACATGATCGCGTATACGAAGCAAAAGCTGCCCCGCGTGCCGGTCAGCGTAAGCACCAACGGTTCCCTCATCACACCGCAGAAGGCGCAGGAGCTCATCGATTGCGGGCTGGACAAGATCAACATCGACATCGACGGGGCGACGGCGGAGACCTTCGAGGCGGTGCGCGTCGGGCTCGACTATGAACAGGTGGTGGAGAACGCACGGTACCTGATGGAACTGAAGCGTTCCGTCCGCAGCAAGACGCCGGAAATCACGGTAACCATCATCAACATGGCCGAGACCCAGCACGAGATCGACGCGTTCAGGGACCTCTGGAAGCCCATCGCCGACCACGTGGTAGTGCAGAGCTACACGACCTGGACGGGCAGCGTGGAAGACAAGAACGTGGGCGACCAGGCCGAGGCGTCGGCCGCCGGCGGTTTCACCTTCCCCTGCAAGCATCCCTGGGAGGAGTTCGTCATCGCGAACGACGGCCGGGTATCCATCTGCTGTCTCGATTTCGACTTCAAGGTGGAAGTGGGCGACGTCTCGAAGCAGTCGATCAGGGAAGTCTGGAACGGTGCGCCGATCCAGGAGATCCGCCAGAAGATGATCGAGAACAGGTATGACGAACTCGAGATCTGCAGCCAGTGCAACAACTACATCTTCCAGACGGAATGCGCCTGGCACCAGGTGTGGAAATGATGCCGGAGGAAGTGATACTGGCGGACTCGCCGGGATACCCGTAATCGTCCCCGATCCGATCCCGATCCCCGATTCCATCGATTAAAGGATTGCCATGACCGGCATGGCACCCGCGCGCATCCTGCAGGTATGCTCCTCCCTGGCCTGGGGCGGTACGGAGATGCACGTTCCGATCCTGTCGGCAAAACTTCGGGACCGCGGTCACGACGTGCGCCTGGTGCTTCATCCAAAAGGATCGATTGTCGGCGAGGCCCGTGAACGGGGCTTCACGGTGGAATCCGTCCCCATCGGTGGTTACGTGAATCCTCTTTCGACCTGCGCGCTTCGGCGCTGCATCCGCCGCTTCCGGCCCGGCGTCCTCCATCTTCACCTTTCCCGCGACCTCTGGCAGGCCGTGCCCGCCGCGCGGCTGGCAGGGTTCGGGGGACCGCTCCTGCTCACCAAGCACGTCGGTTCCTACGTAACGAAAAAGGATCCGCTTCACCGCTGGCTGTACCGGCGCGTTTCCCGCGTCATCACGGTATCGGAGACGCTGAACCGGAACGTGCGGGAGACCTGTCCCGTCCCGCCGGACCGCGTGGTGACGGTGCATCCGGCCCTGGACCTGGAAAGATTCGATCCGGCCCGCTACGACCGGGAAGACACGAGAAGATCGCTCGGGATCACCTCCGAAGCGCGGTTGGTGGGGACCGTGGGCCGTGTGTCTCCGGGGAAGGGCTACGAGGAGTTCCTGCAGGCCGCCCGGTTGCTTCGGGACCGCCATCCGGAGTTGCCCCTGCGGTTCGTCGTGGTGGGCGAGGCGAGCTACGGCGAGGAAGCGTACCACGACGGAATCGTTCGACATGCCCGGGAACTCGGCCTCGGTGAAACCGTGCTGTTTACGGGCTTCAGGCGTGATATTCCCGCCTTGCTGTACGCCATGGACGTTTTTATATTCCCCTCCAGAGCGGAGGGATTCGGCGCGACGGTCATCGAGGCGATGGCCATGGGCGTGGCCTGTGTATCGACCCGGTCGGACGGCACGCTGGACACCGTGGAGGACGGCGAAACGGGCCTGGTCTTCCAGGGCGGCGACGCGGAGGGGCTTGCGCGGTCGGTCGAATCGCTGCTGATGGACGAGCGTCTGCGCGCGCGTATCGCGGAGACCGGCCGCGCACGGGCCAGGGCACGCTTCAATCTCGACGCCATGACCGACCGGGTGGAAGCGCTCTACGCCGCCTCAATGGCCCCTCCCGCCTGACCCCATAATCGACCCCCCATGAATCTGTATCTCCGAGTACTTTCCTACGTAAAACCCTACTGGTACTTCATGGCCGGCGCCATGGTATGCATGGCCTTTTTTGCGCTGACCAGCAGCGCCACGGTCTGGGTGGCCCTGCCCTTTCTGCAGACCCTCTTCGGCCAGGAAACCGTCCAGACGGTTCCGGACGGGCAGTCCGGGCAGGACGGGCGGTCCGGACTGCCCGGGCAGGGCGGGCAGCTCGGCGTGGCGCAGGATTCGGCGAACCGGCTGGAACAGCGCACCGGGATGACGGGCCTGCGCGAGACCTTGAAGGAACGCACCAACGACCTGATCAGGCGGCCGACCAAGCAGGCCACCCTCGAGCGCCTCTGCCTGATCATCCTGTTCATCCTCCTGCTCAAGAACATCAGCAGTTACCTGCAGGCCTACCTGATGGCCTACGCCGAGAACGGGGTCATCAAAGATCTCAGGAACCACCTGTATATCCATCTGCACCGCCTTTCCCTGTCCTATTTCCACCGGGAACGCACGGGGGAGCTCATCTCCCGCGTATCCTACGACGTCATGAAGATCAACGGCACGATCTCGGCCGCCTTCGGCACGCTGGTCAAGGAGCCCATGCTGGTCGTGGTCTTCCTCGCGATCCTCCTGATCCTCAGCTGGCAGTTGACGCTGGTCTCGCTGGTCTTGCTTCCCCTGAGCGTCCTCGTCATTACCACGGTAGGCCGGCGACTTCGCCGGAGCAGCACGGCCTCCCAGGAGGCCATGGCCGACCTGACCTCGACGCTCCAGGAGACCGTGGCCGGCGTGCGGGTGGTCAAGGCCTTCAACATGGAGTCCTTCGAAATCGGCAAGTTCAAGCGGCAGACGCAACACTACTTCCGCACGTTGCTCCGCCTGACTCACATGCACAACCTGGCCAGCCCCGTCACGGAGATCCTGGGCGGCGCGGTGGGCCTGGCGATCCTCTGGTACGGCGGGCGGCAGGTGCTGGAAGGCGGCCTGCTGGCGCCCGAGGACTTCCTGACCTTCTTCCTGGCCCTCTTTTCCATGATGAAACCGGTCAAGGAACTCGGCCAGGTGCACAACCGGATCCAGGAGGGGATCGCGGCCGCCGACCGCGTGTTTTCCGTGCTGGACACGGCCCCGGAGATCACGGACGCTCCCGGCGCGGCCCCGTTGCCCGACCTGCGGCGTGAGATCCGGCTCGATCGCGTGACTTTCCGTTACGATACGGTCTCCGATCCCGCCCTGGAAGAGATCGACCTGGTGGTCCGATCGGGCGAGACCGTGGCGCTTGTGGGACCCAGCGGAGGCGGCAAGTCCACCCTGGTGGATCTCGTCGCGCGGTTCTACGATCCGACCGGGGGGCGCATCGAAATCGACGGGAAAGACCTGCGTACGGTCACCGTGGCCTCCCTCCGGGAGAAGATGGGGATCGTTACCCAGGACGTGATCCTCTTCAACGACACGGTCCGCAACAATATCGCCTACGGCGTGGTGGACATGCCCCTGGACCGGATTCGGTCCGCAGCGGCCGCCGCGAACGCGGACGCCTTCATCGAGCAGTTGCCCGATGGGTACGATACGTTTCTCGGGGAGCGGGGCGTGCGCCTTTCCGGGGGGCAGCGCCAGCGCATCGCCATCGCCCGGGCCATCCTGAAGGATCCCCAGATTCTCATATTCGACGAGGCCACGTCCAGCCTGGACACCGAGTCCGAGCTGCTGGTCCAGGAGGCCATCGATCGGCTGATGAAGGGCAGGACGGCCCTGGTCATCGCCCATCGCCTGTCGACGGTGCAGAAGGCGGACCGGGTGGTCGTGGTCGACCGCGGCCGGATCGTCCAGTCCGGCGTCCACGCGTCGCTGGTCCAGGAAGACGGCCTGTACCGGAAGCTCTACAACCTGCAGTTCCGGGACCAGGAACCGGTCGCGGATTAACGGACGGCCGATGATGTGGTATCCTATCGAGAAGCGACTCAAGACCCGGGTGCTCAAGTGGCTGGCCAGCCATCCACTGGGCAATCGCCGTACGCCGCCCGGCGAGGTCGACATCGAACGCATCGGCCGGATCCTGATTATCCGGCAACACGATCAGTTCGGCGATTTCCTGCTGACCACCCCCGCGATCCACGCGCTGCGGGCGCGGTTTCCCGCCGCGCACCTCACCCTGGTGGTCCGCGCCTACCTGTACCCCGTGGCCCGAAACAATCCGGACGTGGACGAGGTCCTGCTGTTCCACGAATCCGGTTTCCGCTGGCGGCCCCGGGACATCCGGTCTTTCGTCGATCTCATGCGGAACCCCGTCGACCTCGCCGTCGTGTTCAACACGGTTTCCCATTCCCTGTCCAGCGACCTCATCGCCTGGCTTTCGGGCGCTTCCGTGGTCATGGGACCCGAAACGCCCACCTTCGACCACCTCGACCACAATCCTTTCTACACGATCAACGTGCCCGTGAATCTCGATCCCAGGCACCAGATCCAGCGGAACCTGGACGTGGTGCGGCACGTGGGCGCCGATACGGACGACCTGTCCTACCGTTACGCCATGGCTGCGGAAGAACGGGCGACCGGCAGGGCGGTGATCGATGGCCTGGACGGAGATCCCGGGAAGCCCGGAGGCCCCGTGGTCGCCGTCCACTTCGGCACCGGGGACGCGAGGAAGCGATACCCCGTGGAGCAGCTGGCCCGTGTCTGCGATGAGTTGGCCGCCCGGCGCTCCGCCCGGATCCTGATCATCCCCGCGCCTGGAGAAGAAGGACTGCTGCGTGCGCTGCGCGAAGCGGCATCCGCTCTGTTGCACAGCGCGCCGTCCCTTTCGCTGCGGGAGGTCGCCGGCGTGATCCACGCCGCGGACCTGCTCGTATGCAACGACACCGGGGTCCTCCACCTGGCCGCCGCCGTGGAGACGCCGACCCTGTCCTTCCACGCCACCAGCGATCCGGCCTACTGGAAGCCGCCCGGCCGAAGGCACCGCGCCTTCTACGCCGCCAGTCAACGGATCGAGGAGATCCCGCCGGACCGCGTGTGCCGCGAAATCATCGCCATGCTCGACGATTCCGGTAGCGGCGAATCGGGCGAGATCATCCGGCTCTGAACCCGGTCCGTGACGGCCTAATTCACTTGACACGACCCCAGCCCGATCATACCATGTTGCCCGCTCAGGCGAACGCCTCCATGGCACGGGAACGGGTGAACATGGCGACCAAACTCGATCTGGGCTGCGGACCTTTCGGGAAGCTGGAAGGGGCCGTCGGCCTGGACATCAACGATGCGGCGCACGTGGACGTCGTGCACAGCCTGGACGACTACCCCTATCCCTTCGACGACGCACAGTTCGATCACGTCGAGATGTCACATATCCTGGAGCACATCCTCCAGCCGGCCCGGGCCATGGACGAAGTGTACCGCATCGCGCGGCCCGGGGCTTCGATCCGCATCGTCACGCCCCATTACTCGTCGCAGCTGTCCTATGGCGACCTGACGCACTATCATCACTTCGGCTACGTGACGATCACCCAGATGTGCCGGGACGGACGGTTTCGGATGGACGAATGCAGGCTGATCTTCAGCGACGTCTACCGGGTACTGGGCATCAGCCTGCTCGCCAACTGGTTTCCCCGCCGATGGGAGAAGTACCTCGCGTTCATCTTCCCCGGCATGTACGTGGAGGCGAAGCTGACCGTAGTCAAGCTCTGAACGGTTAGGGATGAACCGGAGGACCGACATGTCTGATTCGACGGATTCAGCCGGCAGCAGGGCCGCCTCGACGGATTCAGCCGGCAGGAAGGCCGCCGCGGCGCTGCGCCGCTACTGGCGGGCGAACATACGGATCATGGCCGTGCTGCTCGGGCTGTGGGCCCTGGCCGGACTGGGGGCCGGCATCCTGTTCGCGGACGCGCTCAACGCGTACCGCATTTCCGGCACCGGCTTTCCCCTGGGGTTCTGGTTCGCTCACCAGGGCAGCATCATCGTCTTCGTGCTGCTCATACTGGCCTACTGCCTGTACATGAACCGCCTGGACAACCGGCACCGCCGGGAACTCGAAACCACCAGGCAGGAAGGGTAGGCGCGGGCGATGTCGGTACAGGCTTGGACCTATTTCTTCGTAGCCCTCTCTTTCGGCCTCTATCTCTTTATCGCGTGGCGTACCCGGGTCCGGGACACCCGGGGCTTCTACGTCGCCGGTCGGGGCGTGCCCGCGGCGGCCAACGGCATGGCCACGGCCGCCGACTGGATGAGCGCGGCGTCCTTCATTTCCATGGCCGGGCTGATTTCCACTATGGGATACGCCGGCGGCGTCTATCTCATGGGCTGGACGGGCGGCTACGTGCTGCTGGCGCTGCTTCTCGCACCGTACCTTCGCAAATTCGGCCACTATACCGTACCGGACTTCGTGGGAGACCGCTTCGCGTCGGACCTCGCGCGCGTGGTGGCCGTCTCGTGCGCCATTTTCATCAGCTTTACCTACGTGGCGGGGCAGATGCGCGGCGTGGGCGTCGTCTTCAGCCGGTTCCTCGAGGTGGACATCCATATCGGCGTCATCATCGGGATGGCCATTGTCTTCATCTACGCTACGCTCGGGGGAATGAAGGGCATCACGTGGACCCAGGTCGCCCAGTACTGGGTGCTCATCACCGCCTTTCTGATCCCCGCCATCGCCATCAGCATAAAGCTCACGGGAAGCCCCCTGCCGCAGGCGGGGCTCGGCAGCACGCTGGAGCCTTCGATCGCGGGCGAGACGGGCGTATACCTGCTGGAGAAGCTCAACCAGATACAGGCTGACCTGGGGTTCAGCAGCTACACGGCCACCTTCGTGGGAGGGTGGGACAAGGTCAACGTATTCTGCGTGGCCCTCGCGCTCATGGTGGGCACGGCGGGCCTGCCCCACGTGCTCGTCCGGTTCTATACCGTCAAATCGGTCAAGGCGGCCCGGTGGAGCGCCTTCTGGGCGCTGCTCTTCATCTCCCTGCTTTACCTTACCGCGCCCGCGACCGCGGCCTTCGCGCGGTACTACATGATCGACAGCCTGAACGGGAAGACCGCTCAGGAACTTCCGTCCTGGTTCGAGAACTGGGAGAAGACCGGCCTGATCCTGTGGATGGACGACGGAGACGGCGTCATGCGGTATTCGGCCGGAGACGACAACGAGATTTTCCGCGGCGGGTCCCTGTCGCACACGGAACTGTCCTCCATCCAGGTCGACCACCAGTCCTGGCTCGATTCGGACGGCGCCGCGGGGGCGGATGGGCGCACGGCCCTCAGGGCCCGGGGGCTTTCCGGTCCGGACCGCGACATTATCGTGTTGGCGACGCCGGAAATGGCCGAACTGGCCAGCTGGATCATCGCGCTCGTCGCGGCCGGCGGCCTGGCGGCAGCCCTGTCCACGGCCAGCGGGCTGCTGCTCGTTATTTCGTCCAGTGTTTCCCACGACCTGTACTACCGCGTACTGCGCCCGAACGCGAGCGAGAGCCAGCGCCTTTCCGTGGGCCGTAGCGTGATCGGCGTAGCCGTGATCGTGGCCGGTGTATTCGGTATCTACCCGCCGGGTTTCGTCAGCCAGGTGGTAGCCTTCGCCTTCGGCCTCGCCGCCGCGAGCTTCTTCCCCGCCATCGTACTGGGCATTTTCAGCAAGCGCGTGGGTACGATACCCGCCGTGTGCGGTATCCTGGCCGGTATCGGCTTTACGGCTTTCTACATCATCGCGTGCGTGTTCTTCGGCATGGAAACCTGGACCTTCGGGCTGTTCGCCAACGGCATCAGCCCCCAGGGGATCGGGACGATCGGCATGCTGATCAACTTCGCCGTGACCCTGGGGCTCACGCCGCTATTCCCCAGGCCCGGCAAGGAAATCGAGGCCATGGTCGACTCTGTCAGGGAGCCGGAAGACGCGGGACCTGCGGTGATGATCGAATCGGCCCCGGAACATTGATCCGCGGGAGCCGGCGCCATGTCCCTCTCCGTCATTATCATCGCCCGGAACGAAGCTCCGCGGATCGAAGCCTGCCTGCGGAGCGCGCGGTTCGCCGACGAGATCGTGCTCGTGGATTCGGGGAGCGACGATGATACCGTCGCCATCGCGCGGGAGTACGCCGACCGTGTCGTCGAATCGGAGTGGCTGGGCTACGGACCGACCAAGCAACTGGCCCTGGAGCACGCCACGGGCGACTGGGTGCTCTGGCTGGATGCCGACGAGCGCGTTCCGCCGGAACTGCGGGATGAAATCCTCGCCGTCGCGGCAAAGGAGGACCGCGCCGGTTACCGGATCGCGAGGAAGACGCTTTTCCTGGGACACTGGATCCGGCATTGCGGATGGTACCCCGATTACGTGCTGCGCCTTTTCCGGCGCGGGGCCGATCCCCGGTTCACCGACGACGAGGTGCACGAGGCGCTGCGCATCCGGGGACCGGTCGGCGATCTGAAGCACCCCATGATCCACGATACCGATCCCACCCTCCACCACTACCTGGACAAGTTCAACAGCTTCACCAGTCTCGGCGCCCGCCAGCTCTACCGGTCGGGCAGGCGTTTCCGTTTGACAGATCTGGTTTTCCGTCCGATTTTTACCCTGTTCAAAATGTACGTGTTGCGTAGAGGTTTTCTGGACGGCCTGCCGGGCCTCATCCTGTGCGGCCTTTCCGCCTGTTACGTTTTCACCAAGTACGCCAAGCTCTGGCACCTTCACCTCCGGGGCTCCGCCGACGCCGAATCGGGCGCGGGGGGCCGATCCTCCTGAAACCGCGCATTCACCGGCGTTTCTCATGCAATCGCTGTCCGTCGTCGTGATCACGTACAATGAGGAGCGCAAGCTCCGGCGCTGCCTGGACCCGGTCTCCTGGGCCGATGAGATCATCGTGGTGGACAGCGGCAGCACCGACGGCACGGTGGAAATCGCGGAATCCTGCGGAGGACGCGTGTTTCAGCGGCCGTGGCCTGGTTTTGCCGGCCAGCGGAACTTCGGCATGGCGCAGGCCCGCGGCGACTGGATCCTCTTTCTCGACGCGGATGAATACGTCACGGAAGGGCTCGATGCGCGGGTCCGAGACCTGCTGCGGTCCGGCGGGGATTTCGACGCGTACAAGATCCACCGCCAGGAACACTTTCTCCGGTTTCCCATCCGGCACGGAACGCTCAACCCGAGCTACCAGCCCCGACTCCTCAAAAACG is a genomic window of Gemmatimonadota bacterium containing:
- a CDS encoding polyprenyl synthetase family protein, whose product is MQVFQRAPTPANRRAFIDFRTISAPVQIHLDQFEQKISEISRSDVEVINQIWAHLVRTKGKRLRPALVFLSASAYGTPCRETMLAAFIIELCHTATLIHDDVVDRATTRRGLPTLNSKWDNHVSVLMGDNVIARVLTLIAKLDCSRITAKIAACVERLTEGELHQAIRRFNIRTTEAEYYRIISNKTSSLIACGCDSGAYLSSRSAETACRFGDFGEKLGMAFQITDDILNFTGDEDVIGKPRGNDFREGTVTLPLIHALRNASTEGNRRVEQLMKEEWSDRVCDEIVEFVHVHDGIRYAKGKALAYAEEAKRSLRDEPETRAKDALLNMVDYAIERDR
- a CDS encoding glycosyltransferase family 2 protein; the protein is MSLSVIIIARNEAPRIEACLRSARFADEIVLVDSGSDDDTVAIAREYADRVVESEWLGYGPTKQLALEHATGDWVLWLDADERVPPELRDEILAVAAKEDRAGYRIARKTLFLGHWIRHCGWYPDYVLRLFRRGADPRFTDDEVHEALRIRGPVGDLKHPMIHDTDPTLHHYLDKFNSFTSLGARQLYRSGRRFRLTDLVFRPIFTLFKMYVLRRGFLDGLPGLILCGLSACYVFTKYAKLWHLHLRGSADAESGAGGRSS
- a CDS encoding ATP-binding cassette domain-containing protein — encoded protein: MNLYLRVLSYVKPYWYFMAGAMVCMAFFALTSSATVWVALPFLQTLFGQETVQTVPDGQSGQDGRSGLPGQGGQLGVAQDSANRLEQRTGMTGLRETLKERTNDLIRRPTKQATLERLCLIILFILLLKNISSYLQAYLMAYAENGVIKDLRNHLYIHLHRLSLSYFHRERTGELISRVSYDVMKINGTISAAFGTLVKEPMLVVVFLAILLILSWQLTLVSLVLLPLSVLVITTVGRRLRRSSTASQEAMADLTSTLQETVAGVRVVKAFNMESFEIGKFKRQTQHYFRTLLRLTHMHNLASPVTEILGGAVGLAILWYGGRQVLEGGLLAPEDFLTFFLALFSMMKPVKELGQVHNRIQEGIAAADRVFSVLDTAPEITDAPGAAPLPDLRREIRLDRVTFRYDTVSDPALEEIDLVVRSGETVALVGPSGGGKSTLVDLVARFYDPTGGRIEIDGKDLRTVTVASLREKMGIVTQDVILFNDTVRNNIAYGVVDMPLDRIRSAAAAANADAFIEQLPDGYDTFLGERGVRLSGGQRQRIAIARAILKDPQILIFDEATSSLDTESELLVQEAIDRLMKGRTALVIAHRLSTVQKADRVVVVDRGRIVQSGVHASLVQEDGLYRKLYNLQFRDQEPVAD
- a CDS encoding class I SAM-dependent methyltransferase is translated as MLPAQANASMARERVNMATKLDLGCGPFGKLEGAVGLDINDAAHVDVVHSLDDYPYPFDDAQFDHVEMSHILEHILQPARAMDEVYRIARPGASIRIVTPHYSSQLSYGDLTHYHHFGYVTITQMCRDGRFRMDECRLIFSDVYRVLGISLLANWFPRRWEKYLAFIFPGMYVEAKLTVVKL
- a CDS encoding glycosyltransferase family 2 protein codes for the protein MQSLSVVVITYNEERKLRRCLDPVSWADEIIVVDSGSTDGTVEIAESCGGRVFQRPWPGFAGQRNFGMAQARGDWILFLDADEYVTEGLDARVRDLLRSGGDFDAYKIHRQEHFLRFPIRHGTLNPSYQPRLLKNGKGYWTGGAHAHIEVNGHGELGLIHEDLYHDSHNTLSDFIARIDQYTSVDAEERIKAGQRVGRLRLVFSPLGMAWKCYFVKKGFRDGFPGLLFSLCMGIYSFLRLVKVWQGETGAEERTDGPAKPSA
- a CDS encoding cation acetate symporter — encoded protein: MSVQAWTYFFVALSFGLYLFIAWRTRVRDTRGFYVAGRGVPAAANGMATAADWMSAASFISMAGLISTMGYAGGVYLMGWTGGYVLLALLLAPYLRKFGHYTVPDFVGDRFASDLARVVAVSCAIFISFTYVAGQMRGVGVVFSRFLEVDIHIGVIIGMAIVFIYATLGGMKGITWTQVAQYWVLITAFLIPAIAISIKLTGSPLPQAGLGSTLEPSIAGETGVYLLEKLNQIQADLGFSSYTATFVGGWDKVNVFCVALALMVGTAGLPHVLVRFYTVKSVKAARWSAFWALLFISLLYLTAPATAAFARYYMIDSLNGKTAQELPSWFENWEKTGLILWMDDGDGVMRYSAGDDNEIFRGGSLSHTELSSIQVDHQSWLDSDGAAGADGRTALRARGLSGPDRDIIVLATPEMAELASWIIALVAAGGLAAALSTASGLLLVISSSVSHDLYYRVLRPNASESQRLSVGRSVIGVAVIVAGVFGIYPPGFVSQVVAFAFGLAAASFFPAIVLGIFSKRVGTIPAVCGILAGIGFTAFYIIACVFFGMETWTFGLFANGISPQGIGTIGMLINFAVTLGLTPLFPRPGKEIEAMVDSVREPEDAGPAVMIESAPEH
- a CDS encoding glycosyltransferase family 9 protein translates to MMWYPIEKRLKTRVLKWLASHPLGNRRTPPGEVDIERIGRILIIRQHDQFGDFLLTTPAIHALRARFPAAHLTLVVRAYLYPVARNNPDVDEVLLFHESGFRWRPRDIRSFVDLMRNPVDLAVVFNTVSHSLSSDLIAWLSGASVVMGPETPTFDHLDHNPFYTINVPVNLDPRHQIQRNLDVVRHVGADTDDLSYRYAMAAEERATGRAVIDGLDGDPGKPGGPVVAVHFGTGDARKRYPVEQLARVCDELAARRSARILIIPAPGEEGLLRALREAASALLHSAPSLSLREVAGVIHAADLLVCNDTGVLHLAAAVETPTLSFHATSDPAYWKPPGRRHRAFYAASQRIEEIPPDRVCREIIAMLDDSGSGESGEIIRL
- a CDS encoding radical SAM protein; translated protein: MGLKDSLYKTASRYEPVQRVLRNAIVARKLRFPEVISIEGSSYCNADCIMCPRELLSRKKGNMSMDLYRKIIDECAENARYIRLIQPFMFGESFINKKLVDMIAYTKQKLPRVPVSVSTNGSLITPQKAQELIDCGLDKINIDIDGATAETFEAVRVGLDYEQVVENARYLMELKRSVRSKTPEITVTIINMAETQHEIDAFRDLWKPIADHVVVQSYTTWTGSVEDKNVGDQAEASAAGGFTFPCKHPWEEFVIANDGRVSICCLDFDFKVEVGDVSKQSIREVWNGAPIQEIRQKMIENRYDELEICSQCNNYIFQTECAWHQVWK
- a CDS encoding glycosyltransferase family 4 protein; translation: MTGMAPARILQVCSSLAWGGTEMHVPILSAKLRDRGHDVRLVLHPKGSIVGEARERGFTVESVPIGGYVNPLSTCALRRCIRRFRPGVLHLHLSRDLWQAVPAARLAGFGGPLLLTKHVGSYVTKKDPLHRWLYRRVSRVITVSETLNRNVRETCPVPPDRVVTVHPALDLERFDPARYDREDTRRSLGITSEARLVGTVGRVSPGKGYEEFLQAARLLRDRHPELPLRFVVVGEASYGEEAYHDGIVRHARELGLGETVLFTGFRRDIPALLYAMDVFIFPSRAEGFGATVIEAMAMGVACVSTRSDGTLDTVEDGETGLVFQGGDAEGLARSVESLLMDERLRARIAETGRARARARFNLDAMTDRVEALYAASMAPPA
- a CDS encoding glycosyltransferase family 2 protein, translated to MDTISVIVITYNEEPHIDTCLQSVSWVDEIVVVDCGSTDRTVEICNGHEKVRLYHEDRHGSGQQKQQALDRAVSEWVLNLDADERLSEPLELEIRSLLASPASCDGYHVPRENYFLSRHIRHAAGWGDDRPLRLFRRSKTQVTRTQVHETFFVDGSTGCLDAPLVHDAYTSLYQYIEKLNEYTSIEVRNRLKARPDRKITWVHIAIAPLGAFWKLYVMKRGYLDGMQGLLLCLLSSVSVMSGYAKTWEYGMYRKRGGRMFPPIRTEEVRTRQPGYNRLIRGGDDEFNWKDD
- a CDS encoding DUF4212 domain-containing protein, whose protein sequence is MSDSTDSAGSRAASTDSAGRKAAAALRRYWRANIRIMAVLLGLWALAGLGAGILFADALNAYRISGTGFPLGFWFAHQGSIIVFVLLILAYCLYMNRLDNRHRRELETTRQEG